Proteins encoded within one genomic window of Dethiobacter alkaliphilus AHT 1:
- a CDS encoding DUF6904 family protein, producing MIYAQNTTNNTGVAICGDYNDFNNLYGSLHTVVGNEEEHPALEQSRLRVLGLCYDLRHAFMGDREILFVDNGINEDVKRFQSVICSDKNVYMKIKMFWPETLFIIMVLNELLDLHAESLAKKHHIRFTDSKTIWNLPLVTVRQFQAAIMHCLSETVTAPTFSRMLNIMNSEYLTFRDYLTQYIDLLNYRFVKMSPEKRLKNISIMAKRIAQRDKDYIDLEDELESAAREQGYPRESFELQLELPKKIDW from the coding sequence ATGATTTATGCTCAAAATACTACAAACAACACCGGCGTTGCCATCTGTGGCGACTATAATGATTTTAACAATTTATATGGATCACTGCATACAGTGGTAGGCAATGAGGAAGAGCACCCGGCCCTTGAACAGTCCCGCCTCCGTGTGCTGGGCCTCTGCTACGATCTGCGCCATGCTTTTATGGGGGACCGGGAAATTCTTTTTGTGGACAATGGCATTAATGAGGACGTGAAACGATTTCAGTCTGTTATCTGCTCCGACAAGAATGTCTATATGAAAATCAAAATGTTTTGGCCGGAAACATTGTTTATCATTATGGTTCTCAACGAACTATTGGACCTCCACGCTGAAAGTTTGGCCAAAAAACATCACATCAGATTCACAGACAGCAAAACGATCTGGAATCTTCCCCTTGTTACAGTACGTCAATTTCAGGCGGCAATTATGCACTGCCTCAGTGAAACCGTTACTGCCCCCACATTTTCCCGCATGCTAAACATTATGAATTCCGAATATCTTACTTTTCGGGACTATCTCACTCAATATATAGACCTTCTTAACTACCGCTTTGTCAAAATGTCCCCGGAAAAACGCCTTAAAAACATTTCCATTATGGCAAAACGGATTGCTCAACGCGATAAAGACTACATAGATCTGGAAGATGAACTGGAAAGCGCGGCCAGAGAACAAGGATACCCCAGGGAAAGCTTTGAACTCCAGTTGGAACTCCCTAAGAAAATTGACTGGTAA